The following coding sequences lie in one Populus nigra chromosome 15, ddPopNigr1.1, whole genome shotgun sequence genomic window:
- the LOC133673875 gene encoding flowering-promoting factor 1-like protein 2, with product MSGVWFFKNNGVIRLVENPAAESNGGNGSGSRRKVLVHLPSGQVVSSYSSLEQILNELGWERYYGGDPDLFQFHKQSSIDLISLPRDFSKFNSVYMYDIVIKNPNIFHVRDM from the coding sequence atgtcAGGAGTttggtttttcaaaaacaatggTGTAATTCGCCTGGTGGAGAACCCTGCAGCGGAATCTAATGGAGGGAATGGAAGTGGTTCAAGGAGAAAGGTATTGGTGCACTTGCCATCAGGCCAAGTGGTATCCTCATACTCTTCCCTTGAACAGATCTTGAACGAGTTAGGATGGGAGAGGTACTATGGAGGTGACCCTGACCTCTTCCAATTCCACAAGCAATCTTCCATTGATCTGATCTCTCTTCCTAGGGACTTCTCCAAGTTCAACTCTGTCTACATGTACGATATTGTCATTAAGAACCCTAACATTTTCCATGTTAGA